In the Klebsiella aerogenes KCTC 2190 genome, one interval contains:
- a CDS encoding lysozyme: protein MTITTLSLAGLRFIQQTQGLALLPYQDQFGQWRVGYGHAIDEYEKVTPITAELAMMLLTVDLLQCQQILQRRLVVELTQPQCDALLALVFSLDGSAQPELEAILRSLNSHNITQALAIWRKIDRDNAFRLQECEWFSQTS, encoded by the coding sequence ATGACTATCACCACGCTAAGCCTGGCGGGACTGCGATTTATTCAACAAACACAAGGGCTGGCGCTACTGCCGTATCAGGACCAGTTTGGCCAATGGCGGGTCGGCTATGGCCACGCTATTGATGAATATGAGAAAGTGACGCCCATCACCGCTGAACTGGCGATGATGCTATTGACGGTAGACCTGCTGCAGTGCCAACAGATACTACAGCGCAGGTTGGTCGTGGAACTGACTCAGCCGCAGTGCGATGCCCTGCTGGCGCTGGTATTCAGTTTAGATGGCAGCGCCCAACCGGAGTTGGAGGCTATTTTGCGTTCACTTAACAGCCACAACATAACGCAGGCGCTGGCGATATGGCGGAAAATTGACCGCGATAACGCCTTCCGCCTGCAGGAGTGCGAGTGGTTTTCTCAGACCAGTTAA
- the hisD gene encoding histidinol dehydrogenase, translated as MAIWLKRGAESEAVKSHDRTVREAVEKILADIEARGDAAVRELSIKFDKLDRANFRLSQQEIDDCYAQLSDRDIADIRFAQEQVRNFAQHQRDSLKDIEVETLPGVILGHKNIPVSAAGCYVPGGKYPLLASAHMSIITAKVAGVPRIVTCAPPFNGKPAPAIVVAQHMAGADEIYCLGGIQAVAAMAVGTESIAPVDMLVGPGNAFVAEAKRQLFGRVGIDLFAGPTESLVIADESVDGEICATDLLGQAEHGPDSPAILLTTSETLARETLAEIDRLLAVLPTAEIARQSWAKFGEIIVAEDREEMLKIANELAFEHVQVMTRDPDWFLENMQNFGALFLGPRTNVAYGDKVIGTNHTLPTRKAARYTGGLWVGKFIKTCTYQKVLTDSASAQIGEYCSRLCALEGFSGHGEQANVRVRRYGNKDVPYAGIPE; from the coding sequence ATGGCTATCTGGCTCAAGCGCGGTGCGGAATCTGAAGCAGTGAAATCTCACGACCGTACGGTTCGTGAAGCAGTAGAGAAAATCCTGGCGGATATTGAAGCGCGCGGTGACGCAGCGGTGCGCGAGCTGTCGATTAAGTTCGATAAGCTCGATCGCGCAAACTTCCGCCTGTCGCAGCAGGAAATCGATGACTGCTATGCTCAGCTGTCGGATCGCGATATTGCTGATATCCGCTTTGCGCAGGAGCAGGTGCGTAACTTCGCTCAGCACCAGCGCGACAGCCTGAAAGATATCGAGGTTGAAACGCTGCCGGGCGTCATTCTGGGACACAAAAATATTCCGGTCAGCGCGGCGGGCTGCTACGTGCCGGGCGGGAAATACCCGCTGCTGGCGTCGGCGCATATGTCGATTATCACCGCGAAAGTCGCAGGTGTGCCGCGCATTGTCACCTGTGCGCCGCCGTTTAACGGTAAACCGGCGCCGGCGATTGTGGTGGCGCAGCATATGGCGGGGGCCGACGAAATCTACTGCCTGGGGGGTATTCAGGCCGTGGCGGCGATGGCCGTCGGTACCGAGAGCATCGCACCGGTGGATATGCTGGTGGGGCCGGGCAACGCCTTTGTCGCTGAAGCCAAACGTCAGCTGTTTGGCCGCGTCGGTATCGATCTGTTCGCCGGGCCGACGGAGAGCCTGGTTATTGCCGATGAAAGCGTGGATGGTGAAATCTGCGCCACCGACCTGTTAGGTCAGGCTGAGCATGGTCCTGATTCTCCGGCGATTTTGTTGACGACCTCGGAAACGCTGGCGCGCGAAACGCTGGCGGAAATCGATCGTCTGCTGGCGGTGCTGCCCACCGCGGAAATCGCGCGCCAGTCGTGGGCGAAGTTTGGCGAAATCATTGTGGCTGAAGACCGGGAAGAAATGCTGAAAATCGCCAATGAGCTGGCGTTCGAACATGTGCAGGTAATGACCCGCGACCCGGACTGGTTCCTCGAAAATATGCAGAACTTTGGCGCACTGTTCCTGGGACCTCGAACTAACGTGGCCTACGGCGATAAAGTCATCGGCACCAACCATACCCTGCCGACGCGTAAAGCGGCGCGTTATACCGGGGGGCTGTGGGTTGGGAAGTTCATCAAAACCTGCACCTATCAAAAGGTTCTTACCGATAGCGCCTCCGCGCAGATCGGCGAGTACTGTTCGCGTCTGTGCGCCCTCGAAGGTTTCTCCGGCCATGGTGAACAGGCCAACGTCCGCGTGCGTCGCTACGGCAATAAAGACGTTCCTTACGCTGGGATTCCTGAATAA
- a CDS encoding helix-turn-helix transcriptional regulator, with protein sequence MQVIMFDRQSIFIHGMKVGLQQRIPEINIHSTCQAEQLWQLLTAHPQALLILDGDLNSEFCCWLLQEKQQRFPHAKVLLVVSDDNKSWLQRALAWNVRAIAQREDSADMFAQIINSIMLGMMCLPGTWLMTSAERGKHAVHLSRRQQEILKLLAEGSSNKEISRTLNISAGTVKAHLESLYRRLDVKNRTQAAMAFNSVGEN encoded by the coding sequence ATGCAAGTAATCATGTTTGACAGGCAGTCAATATTTATTCATGGAATGAAGGTCGGCTTACAACAACGTATTCCTGAAATTAATATTCATAGCACCTGTCAGGCAGAACAGCTGTGGCAACTGCTCACGGCTCATCCGCAGGCGCTTCTTATCCTTGATGGCGACCTGAATAGTGAATTTTGTTGCTGGTTGCTCCAGGAGAAGCAGCAGCGTTTTCCGCATGCCAAAGTATTATTAGTGGTTTCGGATGATAATAAAAGCTGGCTGCAACGGGCGCTGGCGTGGAACGTGCGCGCCATTGCCCAACGTGAGGATAGCGCCGATATGTTTGCCCAGATCATTAATAGCATCATGTTGGGCATGATGTGTCTGCCTGGCACCTGGTTAATGACTTCGGCGGAGCGCGGAAAGCACGCTGTACATTTAAGTCGTCGCCAGCAGGAAATTTTAAAACTGCTGGCGGAAGGCAGCTCTAATAAGGAAATTAGCCGTACGTTAAATATCAGCGCCGGGACCGTGAAAGCGCATCTTGAGTCGTTATATCGGCGGCTGGATGTGAAAAATCGGACCCAGGCGGCGATGGCATTTAATAGCGTCGGTGAAAATTAA
- a CDS encoding alpha,alpha-trehalase, with amino-acid sequence MFSQKLRNVDDDELRIENDPCYEADPYELKLDEMFDAEPEPEIIEGLPASDALTPADRYLELFTNVQKSRIFLDSKTFPDCAPKHDPLDILMHYRRVKRTPEFDLRQFVEDNFWLPDSHADDYTSDPKLTLKEHIDKLWPVLTREPQDHIPWSSLLALPQSYIVPGGRFSETYYWDSYFTMLGLAESGREDLLKCMADNFAWMIETYGHIPNGNRTYYLSRSQPPVFALMVELFEEDGVRGARRYLDHLKLEHAFWMDGAESLIPNQAYRHVVRMPDGSLLNRYWDDRDTPRDESWREDVETAKHSGRPPNEVYRDLRAGAASGWDYSSRWLRDITRLASIRTTQFIPIDLNAFLFKLENTIANLSGLKGDREAEAEFRRKANARREAVTRYLWDEECGCFRDYDWRREQLALFSAASIVTLYVGMATHAQAERLADAVRARLLTPGGIMATEYESGEQWDKPNGWAPLQWMAVQGFKMYGHDPLGDEIAQSWLQTVNQFYLKHHKLIEKYHIASGVPHEGGGGEYPLQDGFGWTNGVVRRLISLYGEPRSS; translated from the coding sequence ATGTTCAGCCAGAAACTACGCAACGTTGATGACGACGAGTTGAGGATCGAAAACGATCCGTGCTACGAAGCCGATCCGTATGAGTTAAAACTGGATGAAATGTTCGACGCCGAACCGGAGCCGGAGATCATCGAAGGGCTACCGGCGTCTGACGCCCTGACCCCCGCCGACCGCTATCTCGAGTTGTTTACTAACGTACAAAAGTCGCGCATTTTTCTTGATAGCAAAACCTTTCCCGACTGCGCGCCAAAACACGATCCGCTGGATATCCTGATGCACTACCGGCGGGTTAAGCGTACGCCGGAGTTCGATTTGCGTCAGTTTGTGGAAGACAACTTCTGGCTACCGGATAGCCACGCCGATGATTACACCTCTGACCCGAAACTGACGCTAAAAGAGCATATTGATAAGCTATGGCCGGTGCTCACCCGTGAACCGCAGGATCATATTCCGTGGTCATCGCTGCTGGCGCTACCGCAGTCGTACATCGTCCCCGGCGGGCGTTTTAGCGAGACCTACTACTGGGATTCCTACTTCACCATGCTGGGTCTGGCGGAAAGCGGCCGTGAAGATTTGCTCAAATGTATGGCCGACAACTTCGCCTGGATGATTGAAACCTACGGCCACATTCCCAACGGCAACCGCACCTACTATCTCAGCCGCTCCCAGCCGCCGGTATTCGCCCTGATGGTGGAGCTGTTTGAGGAAGATGGCGTTCGCGGCGCGCGCCGCTATCTCGACCATCTCAAATTAGAGCACGCCTTCTGGATGGACGGCGCGGAATCGCTGATCCCTAACCAGGCCTACCGTCACGTGGTGCGTATGCCCGATGGTTCGCTGCTTAACCGCTACTGGGACGATCGCGATACGCCGCGCGATGAATCCTGGCGAGAAGATGTAGAAACCGCGAAGCATTCCGGTCGCCCGCCGAACGAGGTCTATCGCGACCTGCGCGCCGGCGCGGCTTCCGGCTGGGACTACTCCAGCCGCTGGCTGCGCGATATCACCAGGCTTGCGAGTATCCGCACCACCCAGTTTATTCCCATCGACCTCAACGCTTTTCTGTTTAAGCTGGAAAATACCATCGCCAATCTTTCCGGCCTGAAGGGCGATCGCGAGGCTGAAGCCGAATTTCGCCGTAAAGCTAACGCTCGCCGGGAGGCGGTTACCCGCTACCTGTGGGATGAAGAGTGCGGCTGTTTTCGTGATTACGATTGGCGCCGTGAGCAGTTGGCCTTATTCTCCGCCGCCAGCATCGTCACGCTGTATGTCGGGATGGCGACCCACGCCCAGGCCGAACGGCTGGCGGATGCCGTACGAGCGCGTCTGCTCACCCCTGGCGGCATCATGGCGACGGAATATGAAAGCGGCGAACAGTGGGATAAACCCAACGGCTGGGCGCCGCTGCAGTGGATGGCGGTACAGGGATTCAAAATGTACGGCCACGACCCGCTTGGCGATGAAATCGCCCAGAGCTGGCTGCAGACGGTGAATCAATTTTATCTCAAACACCACAAGCTGATTGAGAAATATCATATCGCCAGCGGCGTACCACATGAGGGCGGCGGCGGGGAATATCCGCTGCAGGATGGCTTCGGCTGGACCAACGGCGTGGTGCGGCGGCTTATCAGCCTGTACGGCGAGCCGAGGTCTTCGTAA
- a CDS encoding GntP family permease: MDVLIALLALGLLMLAAYRGYSVILFAPLVALGAVLLTQPAAVAPVFSDIFMDKLVGFVKLYFPVFLLGAVFGKLIEFSGFSRSIVSAVTRLMGQNKAMPVIILVCALLTYGGVSLFVVVFAVYPFAAEMFRQSQIPKRLMPATIALGAFTFTMDALPGSPQIQNIIPTTFYGTTSWAAPWLGVLGSAFVAIGGWLYLEAMRRKAQRRGEGYGSELVNEPETPADLNLPHPVIALLPLIIVGVANLLFTWLIPQAYGSHFLIDLPGLKAPMESDVKKMVAIWAVMAALLCGIITIFLFAGRSLKGKLADGSKVAVGGAMLAALNTASEYGFGGVIAALPGFVQVADALKAIPNPLLNQAITINILSGITGSSSGGMSIALAAMADRFVESAHAAGIPLEVMHRVASMAAGGMDTLPHNGAIITLLAVTGLTHRQAYKPILGITLFKILGAFFIIGVYYATGLV, from the coding sequence ATGGACGTATTGATTGCCTTACTGGCGTTAGGATTGCTGATGCTCGCCGCCTATCGCGGCTATAGTGTGATCCTTTTTGCCCCTTTGGTTGCGCTCGGCGCCGTATTACTCACCCAGCCAGCCGCCGTTGCCCCGGTATTCAGCGATATCTTCATGGATAAGCTGGTCGGGTTCGTAAAACTCTATTTCCCGGTATTTTTACTGGGCGCGGTCTTCGGGAAATTAATTGAGTTTTCCGGATTCTCCCGTTCAATCGTGAGTGCTGTTACCCGGCTGATGGGGCAAAACAAGGCGATGCCGGTGATTATTCTGGTCTGCGCGTTGTTAACCTATGGCGGGGTTTCGCTATTCGTGGTGGTATTTGCGGTCTATCCCTTCGCCGCTGAGATGTTCCGCCAGAGCCAAATTCCGAAACGGCTAATGCCTGCGACTATCGCGCTGGGCGCCTTCACTTTTACGATGGATGCGCTACCGGGTTCGCCACAGATTCAGAATATTATTCCGACTACTTTTTACGGTACGACCTCCTGGGCAGCGCCCTGGCTTGGGGTGCTGGGTTCCGCATTTGTGGCTATTGGCGGCTGGTTATATCTGGAGGCGATGCGGCGTAAAGCGCAGCGCAGGGGAGAAGGTTATGGAAGCGAGTTGGTAAATGAACCTGAAACACCGGCAGACCTTAACTTGCCGCATCCGGTGATCGCGCTGCTGCCGTTGATTATCGTCGGCGTCGCCAACCTGCTGTTTACCTGGCTTATCCCTCAGGCGTACGGTAGCCATTTCCTGATTGACCTGCCGGGACTGAAAGCGCCGATGGAAAGCGACGTGAAGAAGATGGTGGCGATTTGGGCGGTGATGGCGGCGTTATTGTGCGGAATTATCACTATCTTCTTGTTTGCCGGGCGTAGCCTGAAGGGTAAGCTGGCCGACGGTAGCAAAGTTGCCGTTGGCGGCGCGATGCTGGCGGCGTTGAATACTGCATCAGAGTATGGTTTTGGCGGGGTGATTGCCGCGCTGCCGGGCTTTGTTCAGGTGGCCGATGCGCTAAAAGCGATCCCAAATCCTTTACTCAATCAGGCGATTACGATCAATATTTTGTCCGGGATCACCGGTTCATCCTCCGGTGGAATGAGTATTGCCCTGGCGGCGATGGCGGATCGCTTTGTGGAGTCGGCCCATGCTGCGGGGATCCCGCTGGAAGTGATGCACCGTGTGGCGTCGATGGCGGCGGGCGGCATGGATACATTGCCGCACAATGGGGCGATCATCACTTTGCTGGCGGTGACCGGACTGACGCATCGCCAGGCCTATAAACCGATTCTCGGCATCACGTTGTTTAAAATCCTCGGTGCCTTTTTCATTATCGGCGTTTACTACGCCACCGGACTGGTATAA
- a CDS encoding LysR family transcriptional regulator has protein sequence MDKIHAMQLFIRVAELESFSRAADTLGLPKGSVSRQIQALESHLGARLLHRTTRRVQLTQDGMVYYERAKDLLSNLEELDGMFQGDPSSISGRLRVDMPISVAKKLVIPKLPAFLQQYPGIEIELSSSDRLVDVVREGFDCVIRVGTLKDSGLIARPLGKLTQINCASPHYLARFGYPESLDDLADHALIHYASNFGARQSGFEVVSDGAVRWVKTGGVLTVNSTETYQAACQAGLGIIQVPRIAVREPLRTGELVEILPQYRAEPMPVSIIYPHRRNLSRRVHLFMEWLGGLMKGYVD, from the coding sequence ATGGATAAAATTCACGCAATGCAACTCTTTATTCGTGTCGCGGAACTGGAGAGTTTCTCTCGCGCCGCCGATACCCTTGGGTTGCCCAAAGGTAGCGTATCGCGACAGATCCAGGCGCTGGAGAGCCATCTCGGCGCTCGCCTGCTGCACCGCACCACCCGCCGGGTGCAGTTGACGCAGGACGGCATGGTCTATTACGAACGCGCCAAAGACCTGTTAAGTAATCTCGAAGAACTGGATGGTATGTTTCAGGGCGATCCGTCAAGCATTAGCGGCCGCCTGCGTGTCGATATGCCGATCAGCGTCGCCAAAAAACTGGTCATCCCGAAACTTCCCGCGTTTTTACAACAGTATCCCGGCATTGAAATCGAACTGAGCAGTAGCGACCGGCTGGTCGATGTGGTGCGCGAAGGCTTCGACTGCGTGATCCGGGTGGGTACGCTTAAAGACTCGGGACTCATCGCCCGCCCGCTCGGCAAACTCACGCAAATTAACTGCGCCAGTCCGCATTATCTGGCGCGCTTCGGCTACCCGGAAAGCCTCGACGATCTGGCGGATCATGCCTTGATCCACTACGCCAGCAACTTCGGCGCGCGGCAGTCAGGCTTTGAAGTCGTCAGCGACGGCGCCGTGCGCTGGGTGAAAACCGGCGGCGTGTTGACCGTCAATAGCACCGAAACCTACCAGGCCGCCTGCCAGGCCGGGCTCGGCATTATTCAGGTCCCGCGCATTGCCGTACGTGAACCGCTGCGTACCGGCGAGCTGGTTGAGATCCTGCCGCAGTACCGCGCCGAACCGATGCCGGTGTCGATTATCTATCCACATCGGCGCAATCTCTCCCGCCGCGTGCATCTCTTTATGGAGTGGCTGGGCGGATTGATGAAAGGTTATGTCGATTAA
- a CDS encoding LacI family DNA-binding transcriptional regulator, with the protein MAGQNKRAVTSYDVAKAAGVSQSAVSRAFTEGAKISPATKEKVRKIAAELGYRPSFIAQSLITRRSTLIGVVVPGLVNPFYAAVLDELSQALNLMGYRVLLFSMYRDDDTTPIMEEILRHRVEALVLVSSSLSSHFAHECQQLGLPVLLLNRKNDSRSVSSVTSDNLAGGAAIADFLLDLGHQQLAFVAGRDTSSTSRDRETGFRQRLEARGARPMLRDSGMWSIEEAMNATRRLMALPTPPDALFCANDMMAIAALNVVVGEMGMKAGEDISIVGFDDIAMASWPLINLTTWVQPLSEMVDTAIAVLKTQLGAAETSAVQHVLQGKLIVRGSTRPRR; encoded by the coding sequence ATGGCAGGTCAAAACAAACGAGCAGTCACCAGTTACGATGTCGCGAAAGCGGCTGGCGTCTCGCAATCTGCGGTATCCCGCGCCTTTACCGAAGGAGCGAAAATTTCGCCAGCCACCAAAGAAAAGGTGCGTAAGATCGCCGCCGAGCTGGGTTATCGTCCGAGCTTTATCGCCCAGTCGCTGATCACCCGCCGCTCAACGCTTATTGGTGTCGTCGTTCCGGGGTTGGTGAATCCCTTCTACGCCGCGGTTCTGGATGAACTGTCACAGGCGTTGAACCTGATGGGATACCGGGTACTGTTGTTTTCGATGTACCGCGATGATGACACTACCCCCATCATGGAAGAGATTCTGCGTCATCGTGTTGAAGCGCTAGTGCTGGTGTCCAGCAGCCTTTCTTCACACTTTGCTCATGAATGCCAGCAGCTCGGCCTGCCGGTGCTGCTGCTCAACCGCAAAAACGACAGCCGGTCGGTTTCCAGCGTCACCAGCGATAATCTGGCTGGCGGCGCCGCGATTGCCGATTTCCTGCTGGATCTCGGCCATCAGCAGCTGGCATTTGTTGCCGGTAGAGATACCTCCTCTACCAGCCGCGACCGGGAGACAGGCTTTCGACAGCGTCTGGAGGCCCGCGGCGCCCGCCCGATGCTGCGCGATAGCGGAATGTGGTCGATAGAAGAAGCGATGAACGCCACCCGCAGGCTGATGGCGCTACCAACGCCGCCGGACGCGCTATTTTGCGCCAACGATATGATGGCCATCGCCGCCCTCAACGTGGTTGTCGGCGAAATGGGCATGAAGGCGGGCGAAGATATCTCCATCGTCGGGTTCGATGATATCGCCATGGCCAGCTGGCCGCTGATAAATTTAACCACCTGGGTCCAGCCGCTATCGGAAATGGTGGATACCGCCATCGCCGTACTGAAAACGCAGCTAGGCGCGGCTGAAACCAGTGCCGTTCAGCACGTTCTGCAGGGGAAGCTTATCGTCAGGGGCAGTACCCGCCCGCGACGCTAA
- a CDS encoding iron-containing alcohol dehydrogenase, with product MVTPFNILTPGNIRFGRGQARSAAPWLAQYDAPVLLVHGATKNRAQFLLNELTALHLQVSTVAIANEPTLDDIERGVRLARERGVGAVVSLGGGAVIDAGKAIAALVPASGPAIDYLEVVGTGRILEASPLPFVAIPTTSGTGAEVTKNAVINVPQQQRKVSLRDDRMLPQLAIVDPALTDNAPRAVTLGSGLDALTQVIEPWLCTRATPFTDALCREAIPRGIAALKTLMEKECADSRDELAWVSLCGGLALANAGLGVVHGLAGPLGGLSDASHGALCGCLLPFGLELNESQVTNPALRQRFLDVRQWIAAGLGVSPDDAWQSLREWSQRSGLGNLRDLGVPREALEPAALAASSSSSMKANPVTLESEQLLEMLEAAWE from the coding sequence ATGGTCACTCCCTTCAACATTTTAACGCCCGGCAATATCCGCTTTGGCCGCGGGCAGGCCCGCAGCGCCGCGCCGTGGCTGGCGCAATATGATGCCCCGGTGCTGCTGGTTCACGGCGCGACCAAAAATCGCGCCCAATTTTTACTGAACGAACTGACCGCATTGCATCTTCAGGTCAGCACTGTTGCTATCGCCAATGAACCCACGCTGGACGATATTGAACGCGGCGTACGGCTGGCGCGCGAGCGCGGCGTCGGCGCGGTGGTCAGCCTCGGCGGCGGCGCGGTCATTGATGCCGGTAAAGCCATTGCCGCGCTGGTCCCGGCAAGCGGGCCTGCCATCGACTATCTGGAAGTCGTCGGAACGGGGAGAATACTGGAAGCCAGCCCGCTACCGTTTGTCGCTATTCCCACAACGTCCGGCACCGGCGCGGAGGTTACTAAAAACGCGGTCATCAACGTCCCCCAGCAGCAGCGCAAAGTCAGCCTGCGCGACGATCGCATGCTGCCGCAACTGGCGATTGTCGATCCGGCGTTAACGGATAACGCCCCCCGCGCCGTCACCCTCGGCTCCGGCCTTGATGCCTTAACTCAGGTTATCGAACCCTGGCTGTGCACCCGGGCGACGCCCTTCACCGATGCCCTGTGCCGGGAGGCGATCCCCCGCGGCATCGCCGCGTTAAAAACGCTGATGGAAAAAGAGTGTGCCGACAGCCGCGACGAGCTGGCATGGGTCAGCCTGTGCGGCGGGCTGGCGCTCGCCAATGCCGGCCTGGGTGTGGTTCACGGTCTTGCGGGGCCGCTTGGCGGGCTAAGCGATGCCTCCCACGGCGCGCTCTGCGGCTGCCTGCTGCCTTTTGGGCTGGAACTCAATGAGTCGCAGGTAACCAATCCGGCGCTGCGCCAGCGTTTCCTCGACGTGCGCCAGTGGATCGCCGCCGGACTTGGCGTCTCGCCGGATGACGCCTGGCAAAGCCTGCGCGAATGGAGCCAGCGCTCAGGGCTCGGCAATTTACGCGACCTCGGCGTACCGCGCGAAGCGCTGGAACCCGCCGCGCTGGCGGCCAGTAGTTCATCGTCGATGAAAGCCAATCCGGTCACGCTGGAGTCAGAGCAACTGCTGGAGATGCTGGAAGCCGCCTGGGAGTAA
- a CDS encoding GNAT family N-acetyltransferase yields MPELLTPRLRCSPLQLDDWSFFLSLQQDPQVMLYVADNRPIADIRAAFDARLPLWSPKSSHWLCLVVRDRQSHTPLGLTGYCHHDDDIAEVGFLFAPQAQGLGYGYESLCALCDYAFSTGGIRRLTASVTAGNQASRQLLLKTGFIQEGELRESYWLHGRWHNDWLFGLMRHDYQ; encoded by the coding sequence ATGCCCGAACTGCTTACGCCGCGGCTGCGCTGCTCGCCGCTGCAGCTTGACGACTGGTCTTTTTTTCTCAGCCTGCAACAGGATCCGCAGGTGATGCTCTATGTTGCGGATAACCGGCCCATCGCCGATATCCGCGCCGCGTTTGATGCACGCCTGCCGCTCTGGTCGCCTAAGTCCTCGCACTGGCTATGCCTGGTGGTTCGCGATCGGCAAAGCCATACGCCCCTTGGCCTGACCGGCTATTGCCATCACGATGATGATATCGCCGAAGTGGGCTTTCTCTTCGCCCCACAGGCGCAGGGGCTAGGCTATGGATATGAATCACTGTGTGCGCTATGTGATTACGCATTTTCTACAGGCGGCATTCGTCGTCTTACCGCCAGCGTCACCGCCGGAAACCAGGCCTCAAGACAGCTGCTGCTAAAAACAGGATTTATACAGGAAGGAGAGCTACGCGAGAGCTACTGGTTACATGGCCGTTGGCACAATGACTGGCTGTTTGGCCTGATGCGCCACGATTACCAATAA
- a CDS encoding glutathione S-transferase family protein, with product MIRILGKRSSINVRKVLWTCEEAGIEYQQEDYGSGYSPLDTPEFLALNPNALVPVLVDDDFVLWESNSICRYLARKVGRDDLLPSELRAAAQVEHWMDWQATEFNSAWRYAFTGLVRKDPRFQDPAAIKESIAAWTRCVQIVDNQLQRTGAWLTGETFTLADIVLGLSVHRWKMTPFAHPEMANVERWYMALNQRPAFMRHGNNGVA from the coding sequence ATGATAAGAATCTTGGGTAAACGCTCGTCTATTAACGTGCGTAAAGTCCTCTGGACCTGCGAAGAGGCGGGTATCGAGTATCAGCAGGAAGATTATGGCAGCGGCTATAGCCCGCTTGATACGCCGGAATTTTTGGCGCTGAATCCAAATGCGTTAGTGCCGGTGCTGGTGGATGACGATTTTGTCCTTTGGGAGTCGAACAGCATCTGCCGCTATCTGGCGCGTAAGGTCGGACGTGACGATTTGCTGCCCTCTGAGTTACGTGCCGCGGCGCAGGTAGAACACTGGATGGACTGGCAGGCGACGGAGTTTAACAGCGCGTGGCGCTACGCGTTCACGGGGCTGGTGCGTAAAGATCCGCGTTTTCAGGATCCGGCGGCAATTAAAGAGAGTATTGCCGCGTGGACGCGCTGCGTACAGATTGTCGACAATCAGCTACAGCGCACCGGCGCGTGGCTGACCGGCGAGACGTTTACGCTGGCGGATATCGTGCTGGGGCTTTCGGTTCATCGCTGGAAAATGACGCCGTTCGCCCATCCGGAGATGGCAAACGTCGAACGATGGTATATGGCCCTTAACCAGCGCCCGGCATTTATGCGCCACGGCAATAACGGCGTAGCGTAG
- a CDS encoding SDR family NAD(P)-dependent oxidoreductase yields MTQRIALVTGGSRGLGKNAALKLAAKGTDIILTYHSNQQAAREVVREIEQTGAKAAALPLNVGDTASFAGFVQQLTQCLKEKWQRDSFDYLLNNAGIGLTAPFSETSEGQFDELMNIHFKGPFFLTQQLLPLLKDGGRILNVSSGLARFALPGYSAYAAMKGAMEVLTRYQAKELGARGISVNIIAPGAIETDFGGGAVRDNAPLNQHIAAQTALGRVGLPDDIGDAIAALLSDELGWMNAQRVEVSGGMFL; encoded by the coding sequence ATGACACAACGTATCGCTTTAGTAACCGGCGGCAGCCGCGGTCTGGGAAAAAACGCGGCGCTGAAGCTGGCGGCGAAGGGAACCGATATTATTCTTACTTACCACAGCAACCAGCAGGCGGCGCGGGAAGTGGTGCGCGAAATTGAGCAAACAGGAGCGAAAGCGGCAGCATTGCCGCTGAACGTCGGCGATACCGCCAGTTTTGCAGGCTTTGTACAACAGCTGACGCAATGTCTGAAGGAGAAGTGGCAGCGCGACAGCTTCGATTATTTATTGAACAATGCCGGCATCGGGTTGACCGCGCCGTTTAGCGAGACCAGCGAAGGGCAGTTTGACGAGTTGATGAACATCCACTTTAAGGGACCGTTCTTCCTTACCCAGCAGCTGCTGCCTTTGCTTAAAGACGGTGGGCGCATTCTGAACGTCTCCAGCGGGCTGGCACGCTTTGCACTACCGGGCTATTCCGCTTATGCGGCGATGAAAGGTGCCATGGAGGTGTTAACCCGTTATCAGGCGAAGGAGCTCGGCGCTCGCGGAATATCGGTTAATATCATTGCCCCCGGCGCAATTGAAACCGACTTTGGCGGCGGCGCGGTGCGCGATAATGCCCCGCTTAACCAGCATATTGCCGCCCAGACGGCGCTAGGCCGCGTCGGCCTGCCGGATGATATCGGCGATGCTATCGCCGCGTTGCTGAGTGACGAGCTTGGCTGGATGAACGCCCAGCGCGTTGAGGTTTCCGGCGGCATGTTTTTATAA